In a genomic window of Plasmodium malariae genome assembly, chromosome: 4:
- the PmUG01_04012300 gene encoding Plasmodium exported protein, unknown function, producing the protein MNGKMKYFILINTVAFILYSLACSNNEYMCIFDKSLDNKDSAHKTFSFRTNRLLRENKDKGKSKKDDVKENDRTKGKGKRKGKSKSNQGFKLTKKQKRSVLNRCFGGIDKTLEKQVGAAYASISDYKTCKDTGTKKKLMKTACKKSLLVLLGPFILIAIAVAFALAGAYGSMEGMYSGTAISGFLSILESFFMYKKYKKASKQETTVEAGAGGKAGEGEGSGLGILGGFGGVLGNALEGLGGIGGIGNMLGISGENHSEHGENHSEHGENHSEHGQNGEDDEEDEEKEDDDDEEEEKEREMEREREREREERKREREREERKRERERKERKREREREMERERERKEREREMEKERERELERQREDEEREREMEKERERELERQREDEEEEKWKERRREKRKRNGKRKRKRKKDKEKMKKEKEKWKKKDKEKMKKEKEKEKWKKKEKEN; encoded by the exons atgaatggaaaaatgaaatattttattttaattaatactgttgcatttattctttatagTTTGGCCTGTTCTAATAACGAATATAtg TGTATCTTTGATAAATCTTTAGATAATAAAGACAGTGCACATAAAACATTTTCTTTTAGAACGAATAGATTATTAAGGGAAAACAAGGATAAaggaaaatcaaaaaaagatgatgtaaaagaaaatgatagaacgaaaggaaaaggaaaacgtaaaggtaaaagtaaaagtaaTCAAGGTTTTAagttaacaaaaaaacaaaagagaTCTGTTCTAAATAGATGTTTTGGAGGGATAGATAAAACTTTAGAAAAACAGGTAGGTGCTGCATATGCTAGTATAAGTGATTATAAAACTTGTAAAGATACTggaacaaagaaaaaattaatgaagacTGCATGCAAGAAGTCTCTTTTAGTATTATTAGGtccatttatattaattgcTATAGCAGTTGCATTTGCTCTTGCTGGAGCTTATGGTTCTATGGAAGGAATGTATAGTGGTACAGCAATATCAGGTTTTCTAAGTATTTTAgaatctttttttatgtacaagaaatacaaaaaagcTTCAAAACAAGAAACAACCGTAGAAGCAGGTGCAGGAGGAAAAGCGGGAGAGGGAGAAGGATCTGGATTGGGAATATTAGGAGGATTTGGTGGAGTATTAGGAAACGCATTAGAAGGATTAGGAGGAATAGGAGGAATAGGAAATATGTTAGGAATAAGCGGAGAAAATCACTCAGAACATGGAGAAAATCACTCAGAACATGGAGAAAATCACTCAGAACATGGACAAAATGGAGAAGATGATGAAGAAGacgaagaaaaagaagatgatgatgatgaagaagaagaaaaagaaagagaaatggaaagagaaagagaaagagaaagagaagaaagaaaaagggaaagagaaagagaagaaagaaaaagggaaagagaaagaaaagaaagaaaaagggaaagagaaagagaaatggaaagagaaagagaaagaaaagaaagagaaagagaaatggaaaaagaaagagaaagagaaTTAGAAAGACAAAGAGAGGATGaagaaagagaaagagaaatggaaaaagaaagagaaagagaaTTAGAAAGACAAAGagaagatgaagaagaagagaaatggaaagaaagaagaagagagaagagaaagagaaatggaaaaagaaagagaaagagaaagaaagACAAAGAGAAGATGaagaaagagaaagagaaatggaaaaagaaagacaaagagaagatgaagaaagagaaagagaaagagaaatggaaaaagaaagagaaagagaaTTAG
- the LSA3 gene encoding liver stage antigen 3, putative, translated as MINKNYNCNLSKHNENYQRNISNIFNRSNMWTVKKCHMREKIIKFPILIKIITYTILIWVIHLSPNNNCTSYNSWNSNANKLDKISNFNFKRSLTEIDETSESVFPTQDVNVAFNSEDGASTTENLDNDDFNKVFLNHLENSDELNEDILEELKKKLEESELNDDVLDKVEESVNDDMLDKVEEESVNDDLLDKVEESVNDDMLDKVEEESVNYDLLDKVEESVNDDMLDKVEEESVNYDLLDKVEEESVNDDLLDKVEEESVNDDLLDKVEEESVNYDLLDKVEESVNDDMLDKVEEESVNYDLLDKVEEESVNYDLLDKVEEESVNYDILDKVEEESVNEVEETEASEVFYNLLKNDELSEEVPYDTLENIEESTNINDNELDNTQLTAEVIDKVFGKVEQNEETHVKIFDNVQDIEEVNDEVFSGVELNERDHDNILDNPQHTEEVFDKIFGKIEQIGEVYDNEEVKDKELEDVYQNAFDNIEEHAEEVSQEYAHEAVEDESTLNFLEEIEENLVDNLEERVEQNGEDVNGNFLENLEESKEHIEDSLLDNVVENQDENVKDNIFDFLEQNKETDETSLENIKELEDGLLDNMEEKVEENKNVLNDLLENIKNDVEKEENILESLQEIRDDMLNNVLVTEEPREELSDNLEENINVNEEVNENVLHSLEEVKECVLENLEENGELNVEGNELDILKEVNGELLENFEKKVETNENALLNVLNLEEVVMNKDALEHVFKNINGNEETKKENTDVVGGPVTGDKEESTEVVAEEDVEENEEIGEEENDEETAGENEYSEGMLKNADKDFKETLLNMFSGDVQGLEKEPEKFYENLNKNLLSMFSGNKKEIEKNESETLSEEEDVSTDNTETENDEALFQGQSEEEIKQNVQKILSGNVKLPEELSEKLNVDPQKSLLDLLSGNFDLEEGETDDLDEEDETLMDNMREYLEKTVQENNEHNTQEVVEEVVQEAADEIMEENEDKNVSIIVDNNFGEGGVKEVVQEASEEIRKEKEEGDVLVAEEVKTEDIKEVVQEAADEIMEENDYKNVLVIGDNIGEDVKKVVQEATEEIMQEKEENTVLIGEDNIEEVNEVVQEAADEVLEEKKEENVAVFSEDNIEQDVEEVVQEAADKIMEENVLVTEEVKTEDVNEVIQEAADEIMEEKKEERVEVVSEVNVEEDVEKVVQKAVEEIMEQNDKENVGVIGEDVTEEDIEVVKEAADAIMEKKEEENVSVIGDNSIGEDVKEVVQETADKIMEENVLVTEEVKTEDVNEVIQEASDEVLEEKKEENVSVISEENIEDDVEEIVQEAADVIVQEKEENLAFIGEDNFEEYIKGVIQEAADEVLEEKKENNVAVFSEDNIEQGVEEVVQEAADKIMEENVLVTEEVKTEDVNEVIQEAADEIMEGKKEESVAVFSEDNIEQDVEEVVQEATDKIMEENVLVTEEVKTEDVNEVIQEASDEVLEEKKEENVSVISEENIEDDVEEIVQEAADKIMEENGLVTEEVKTEDVNEVIQEAADEIMEEKKEESVAVFSEDNIEQDVEEVVQEATDKIMEENISVLSEDNNKDIKEVIQEAADEIMEEKKEESIAIVSEDNIEQDVEKVVQEAADKIMEENISVLSEDNNKDIKEVIQEAADEIMEEKKEESIAIVSEDIVEQDTKEVLQEVAEEIMEEKEKENVSIIGDNSIGEDIKKVVQKTTDEVLEENEEGTEEVDLKSDILDNLEVDAETTEGEQEKDGADLQGDLFKMLPRNVHMNKQLLGKLQDFVKSKENVSSMIKRATGRDVPESEIESLRNMFSKSIKKSGQKKKDNVKLSEKSLSDKGSVEKGKKKKSKDKKSRKKLPSKLVQEEKKEKQKDEKEKVEKLKVEKQKGEKRKGEKRKDEKEKVEKLKVEKQKGEKRKGEKRKDEKQKDEKQKDEKQKDEKQKDEKQKDEKRKIKKPRKKMSEKLVKSEQEKLTAQNFKDKAHDLSQKVGLNSETVKKHVTTVKNFVHRVDEEVEKEVNRAFSSKRETKDVVKTSEGFFSKLKNLINKYKIFTIPFFTGMGSVGLFAFGAVVSSILSSCITIFAVSYLLSKVDTTVNKKKKRQFYSLYVDLFNELQHSIGAYLSSFYDKTE; from the exons atgataaataaaaattacaactGCAATTTATCTAAACATAATGAAAACTATCAACGTAATATAAGTAACATATTTAATAGATCCAACATGTGGACGGTGAAAAAATGTCATAtgagagaaaaaataattaaatttccAATTCTGatcaaaataattacatatactATTTTAATATGGGTAATTCACTTATCTcctaataataat TGCACCTCATATAATTCATGGAATAGCAATGCGAATAAGTTAGAtaaaatttcaaattttaatttcaaaaGATCATTAACAGAAATTGATGAAACAAGTGAGTCTGTTTTTCCAACGCAAGATGTAAATGTTGCATTCAATTCAGAAGATGGTGCAAGTACAACCGAAAATTTAGATAATGATGATTTTAATAaggtttttttaaatcatttagAAAATAGTGATGAGCTAAATGAAGATATACTGGAAGAATTGAAGAAAAAGCTTGAGGAAAGCGAATTAAATGATGATGTATTAGATAAAGTAGAAGAAAGTGTAAATGATGATATGTTAGATAAAGTAGAAGAAGAAAGTGTAAATGATGATTTGTTAGATAAAGTAGAAGAAAGTGTAAATGATGATATGTTAGATAAAGTAGAAGAAGAAAGTGTAAATTATGATTTGTTAGATAAAGTAGAAGAAAGTGTAAATGATGATATGTTAGATAAAGTAGAAGAAGAAAGTGTAAATTATGATTTGTTAGATAAAGTAGAAGAAGAAAGTGTAAATGATGATTTGTTAGATAAAGTAGAAGAAGAAAGTGTAAATGATGATTTGTTAGATAAAGTAGAAGAAGAAAGTGTAAATTATGATTTGTTAGATAAAGTAGAAGAAAGTGTAAATGATGATATGTTAGATAAAGTAGAAGAAGAAAGTGTAAATTATGATTTGTTAGATAAAGTAGAAGAAGAAAGTGTAAATTATGATTTGTTAGATAAAGTAGAAGAAGAAAGTgtaaattatgatatattagATAAAGTAGAAGAAGAAAGTGTAAATGAAGTGGAGGAAACTGAAGCAAGTGAggtattttataatttactaaAGAACGATGAATTAAGTGAAGAAGTACCTTATGACACATTAGAAAACATAGAAGAaagtacaaatataaatgataacgAACTTGATAATACGCAACTTACTGCTGAAGTAATTGATAAGGTATTTGGTAAAGTAGAACAGAATGAAGAAACAcatgttaaaatatttgataatGTACAAGATATAGAAGAAGTAAATGATGAAGTATTTAGTGGTGTGGAACTAAATGAAAGAGACCATGATAACATATTAGATAATCCACAACATACAGAAGAAGtatttgataaaatatttggtAAAATAGAACAAATTGGAGAAGTATATGATAACGAAGAAGTAAAAGATAAAGAGTTAGAAGATGTATATCAAAATGCTTTTGATAATATAGAGGAACATGCAGAAGAAGTTTCCCAGGAATACGCGCATGAGGCTGTAGAAGATGAAAGTACACTGAATTTTTTAGaagaaatagaagaaaatttaGTAGATAATTTAGAAGAAAGGGTAGAACAGAATGGGGAGGATGTAAATGgtaattttttagaaaatttagAAGAAAGTAAAGAACATATAGAAGATAGCTTATTAGATAATGTAGTTGAAAACCAAGACGAAAATGTAAAAGATAACATCTTCGATTTTctagaacaaaataaagaaacaGATGAAACCTCATTGGAAAATATAAAGGAATTAGAAGATGGATTGTTAGATAATATGGAAGAAAAAGtagaagaaaacaaaaacgTTTTGAATGACTTGTtagagaatataaaaaacgatgttgaaaaagaggaaaacaTATTAGAAAGTTTACAAGAAATAAGAGATGATATGTTAAATAATGTACTTGTAACGGAAGAGCCAAGGGAAGAATTGTCAGATAAtttagaagaaaatataaatgtaaatgaggaagtaaatgaaaatgttttaCATAGTTTAGAAGAAGTAAAAGAATGCGTATTAGAAAATTTAGAAGAAAATGGAGAATTAAATGTAGAAGGTAATGAACtagatattttaaaagaagtGAATGGGGaattattagaaaattttgaaaaaaaagtagaaacaaatgaaaatgcATTGCTAAATGTATTGAATTTAGAAGAAGTAGTAATGAACAAAGATGCATTAGAACatgttttcaaaaatataaatggaaACGAAGAAACGAAGAAGGAAAACACAGATGTTGTAGGAGGTCCTGTAACAGGTGATAAGGAAGAATCTACAGAAGTCGTTGCAGAAGAAGATGTGGAAGAAAATGAAGAGATAGgtgaagaagaaaatgatGAAGAAACAGCAGGAGAAAATGAATATTCAGAAGGTATGTTAAAAAATGCTGACAAGGACTTTAAAGAAACgttattaaatatgttttcaGGAGATGTGCAAGGATTGGAAAAGGAACCAGAAAAGTTTTATGAaaacttaaataaaaacttattAAGTATGTTTTCCggaaataaaaaggaaatcgaaaaaaatgaatcaGAAACATTAAGTGAAGAGGAGGATGTGTCTACTGATAATACTGAGACTGAAAATGATGAAGCTTTGTTCCAAGGACAAAGTGAAGAAGAGATTAAacaaaatgtacaaaaaatacTTTCTGGAAACGTGAAACTACCTGAAGAATTatcagaaaaattaaatgtagaCCCCCAAAAAAGTTTACTAGATTTATTATCAGGTAATTTTGACCTAGAAGAAGGTGAAACTGATGATTTAGATGAAGAAGATGAAACTTTGATGGACAATATGAGAGAGTACTTAGAAAAAACTGTTCAAGAGAATAATGAACATAATACACAAGAAGTTGTAGAAGAAGTAGTACAAGAAGCAGCAGATGAAATTATGGAAGAAAATGAGGATAAAAATGTATCAATTATAGTAGATAATAATTTTGGAGAAGGTGGTGTCAAAGAAGTAGTACAAGAAGCTTCAGAAGAAAtaaggaaagaaaaagaagaaggaGATGTATTAGTAGCTGAAGAAGTCAAAACTGAAGACATCAAAGAAGTAGTACAAGAAGCAGCAGATGAAATTATGGAAGAAAATGAttacaaaaatgtattagTTATTGGAGATAATATTGGGGAAGACGTCAAAAAAGTAGTACAAGAGGCAACAGAAGAAATTATgcaagaaaaagaagaaaatacaGTACTTATTGGTGAAGATAATATTGAAGAAGTGAATGAAGTGGTACAAGAGGCAGCAGATGAAGttttagaagaaaaaaaagaagaaaatgtaGCAGTATTTTCAGAAGATAATATTGAACAAGATGTTGAAGAGGTAGTACAAGAAGCTGCAGATAAAATAATGGAAGAAAATGTATTAGTAACTGAAGAAGTTAAAACTGAAGACGTCAACGAAGTAATACAAGAAGCTGCAGATGAAATtatggaagaaaaaaaagaagaacgTGTAGAAGTAGTTTCAGAAGTTAATGTGGAGGAAGACGTTGAAAAAGTAGTACAAAAAGCAGTAGAAGAAATAATGGAACAAAATGATAAAGAAAATGTAGGAGTTATTGGTGAAGATGTTACCGAAGAAGATATTGAAGTAGTAAAAGAAGCGGCAGATGcaataatggaaaaaaaagaagaagaaaatgtaTCAGTTATTGGAGATAATAGTATTGGGGAAGACGTCAAAGAAGTAGTGCAAGAAACTGCAGATAAAATAATGGAAGAAAATGTATTAGTAACTGAAGAAGTTAAAACTGAAGACGTCAACGAAGTAATACAAGAAGCATCAGATGAAGTtttggaagaaaaaaaagaagaaaatgtgTCAGTAATTTCAGAGGAGAATATTGAAGATGATGTCGAAGAAATAGTACAAGAAGCTGCTGATGTAATTGTtcaagaaaaagaagaaaatttgGCATTTATTGGAGAAGATAATTTtgaagaatatattaaaggaGTAATACAAGAAGCAGCAGATGAAGTtttagaggaaaaaaaagaaaacaatgTAGCAGTATTTTCAGAAGATAATATTGAACAAGGTGTTGAAGAGGTAGTACAAGAAGCTGCAGATAAAATAATGGAAGAAAATGTATTAGTAACTGAAGAAGTTAAAACTGAAGACGTCAACGAAGTAATACAAGAAGCTGCAGATGAGATTatggaaggaaaaaaagaagaaagtgTAGCAGTATTTTCAGAAGATAATATTGAACAAGATGTTGAAGAGGTAGTACAAGAAGCTACAGATAAAATAATGGAAGAAAATGTATTAGTAACTGAAGAAGTTAAAACTGAAGACGTCAACGAAGTAATACAAGAAGCATCAGATGAAGTtttggaagaaaaaaaagaagaaaatgtgTCAGTAATTTCAGAGGAGAATATTGAAGATGATGTTGAAGAAATAGTACAAGAAGCTGCAGATAAAATAATGGAAGAAAATGGATTAGTAACTGAAGAAGTTAAAACTGAAGACGTTAACGAAGTAATACAAGAAGCTGCAGATGAGATtatggaagaaaaaaaagaagaaagtgTAGCAGTATTTTCAGAAGATAATATTGAACAAGATGTTGAAGAGGTAGTACAAGAAGCTACAGATAAAATAATGGAAGAAAATATTTCAGTACTTTCagaagataataataaagatattaaaGAAGTAATACAAGAAGCTGCAGATGAAATtatggaagaaaaaaaagaagaaagtaTAGCAATAGTTTCAGAAGATAATATTGAACAAGATGTTGAAAAAGTAGTACAAGAAGCTGCAGATAAAATAATGGAAGAAAATATATCAGTACTTTCagaagataataataaagatattaaaGAAGTAATACAAGAAGCTGCAGATGAGATtatggaagaaaaaaaagaagaaagtaTAGCAATAGTTTCAGAAGATATTGTTGAACAAGACACCAAGGAAGTACTACAAGAAGTTGCTGAGGAAATTAtggaagaaaaggaaaaagaaaatgtatcAATTATTGGAGATAATAGTATTGGGGAAGACATCAAAAAAGTAGTACAAAAAACTACAGATGAAGTTTTagaagaaaatgaagaaggTACAGAAGAAGTAGATTTAAAAAGTGACATATTAGATAATTTAGAAGTAGATGCAGAAACAACTGAAGGTGAGCAAGAAAAAGATGGGGCAGATTTACAAGGAGATTTATTTAAGATGTTACCCAGAAACGTGCATATGAATAAACAGTTATTAGGTAAACTACAGGATTTTGTAAAATCGAAAGAAAATGTATCCAGTATGATAAAGAGGGCCACAGGTCGAGATGTACCGGAATCAGAAATTGAATCCTTGAGAAATATGTTTTCAAAATCTATTAAGAAAAGTGgacagaagaaaaaagataatgtaaaattatcTGAAAAATCCTTGTCAGATAAAGGGTCAGtagaaaagggaaaaaagaaaaaatcaaaagataaaaaatcaagaaaaaaattaccaAGTAAATTAGTTCAAGAggaaaagaaggaaaaacaaaaggatgaaaaagaaaaagttgaAAAACTGAAGGTTGAAAAGCAGAAGGGTGAAAAGCGAAAGGGTGAAAAGCGAAAggatgaaaaagaaaaagttgaAAAACTGAAGGTTGAAAAGCAGAAGGGTGAAAAGCGAAAGGGTGAAAAGCGAAAGGATGAGAAACAAAAGGATGAGAAACAAAAGGATGAGAAACAAAAGGATGAGAAACAAAAGGATGAGAAACAAAAGGATGAGAAACGAAAGATTAAAAAACCAAGAAAGAAAATGTCGGAGAAATTAGTAAAAAGTGAACAGGAGAAGTTAACTGCACAAAATTTTAAGGACAAAGCACATGACTTGTCGCAAAAGGTGGGATTAAATTCAGAAACAGTTAAAAAACATGTGACAACAGTAAAGAATTTTGTTCACAGGGTAGATGAAGAAGTtgaaaaagaagtaaatagAGCGTTCAGCTCAAAACGTGAAACGAAAGATGTCGTTAAGACTAGCGAAGgattttttagtaaattaaaaaatttaataaataaatataaaatatttaccaTACCCTTTTTCACTGGAATGGGTTCTGTAGGACTATTTGCATTTGGAGCTGTTGTTTCCTCTATATTGTCATCATGCATAACCATATTTGCAGTATCATATCTTTTATCAAAGGTAGATACAACAGTGaacaaaaagaagaaaagacaATTTTATTCCTTGTATGTCGATTTGTTTAATGAATTGCAACATAGTATAGGGGCTTATTTATCAagtttttatgataaaaccgagtaa
- the PmUG01_04012500 gene encoding Plasmodium exported protein, unknown function, whose protein sequence is MLKRKNYNINPNITTTRNYYGNEKNVDNKGDIYGAVYLRALEKCRKKEKLNLLPLFIKAYMFIHLIWMLLVYSNNSAGDTIYNMLGENYDIPKNDKFILRTNRVLVESARSLNSSYETLEQNIVDKIENIYEQQTRNIASKIMAFIKKIDLIVEKEIVKALKYIDSEKEAPIKSGMNFFEKVKNFFKGLKIFSTPVLATVTALAAYYIKAHLISASFTLTIAFIPFLSTCYLIYKVYKIRSEMA, encoded by the exons atgttgaagaggaaaaattataatattaaccCCAATATTACAACAACAAGGAATTATTATGGaaacgaaaaaaatgtagataaTAAAGGTGACATATATGGGGCGGTTTATTTAAGAGCATTAGAAAAGtgtagaaaaaaagagaagttAAACTTGCTTCCTCTTTTCATAAAAGCATATATGTTTATCCATTTAATTTGGATGTTGCTTGTTTATTCTAATAATAGT GCGGGTGATAccatttataatatgttaGGAGAGAATTACGATATACCAAAGAATgacaaatttatattaagaaCAAATAGAGTATTAGTAGAAAGTGCAAGGAGTTTAAATTCCTCTTACGAAACTTTAGAACAAAATATAGTagataaaatagaaaatatttatgaacaaCAGACAAGAAACATAGCATCCAAGATTATggcttttataaaaaaaattgatttgatagttgaaaaagaaatagtaaaagctttaaaatatatagattcTGAAAAAGAGGCTCCAATTAAAAGTGGTATGAATTTTTTCGAAAAAgtcaaaaattttttcaaaggTTTAAAGATATTTTCAACACCCGTTTTAGCTACAGTCACTGCGTTGGCAgcttattatattaaagCCCATTTAATTTCAGCATCATTTACTCTGACCATAGCTTTCATACCCTTTTTGTCAACatgttatttaatatacaagGTTTATAAGATACGCAGTGAAATGgcataa
- the PmUG01_04012600 gene encoding Plasmodium exported protein, unknown function, which translates to MNRKNKGFTNLARYMSFKMLFYCLPILSLLVRRKINQAEAHVCIRTYVLNEINTILTEENVCLGLQMKSANFGRNLTEAHSEDSLKINEKNDHQSEQIADNLRLRNSKNIINRTIKNETKDATKTKRKETEVGHFSNRTSENKGNEEQIKFKAVENENFGNKILESRIKLTEEEVTEILDSLEDVVSKKEMYIVWFNVHNHCIKKYYAMIEELWTNIKLSAFCRNLSEKDLLKIWWKAYPDLITELKENDKNCIIDFYNLFDRGECTRDEYKNFIDNRKKNWTSITNVMKYKWNNLLMDLIKNITSWEYTNDDNPLNSPDPPMFSF; encoded by the exons atgaatagaaaaaataaaggattTACAAATTTGGCAAGATATATGTCATTTAAAATGTTGTTTTATTGTTTGCCCATTCTTTCGTTGCTAGttagaagaaaaattaatcaaGCGGAAgcgcatgtatgtatacgcaCATACGTgcttaat gaGATCAATACAATATTAACCGAGGAAAATGTGTGCTTAGGGTTACAAATGAAAAGTGCAAATTTTGGAAGAAATTTAACAGAAGCGCATTCAGAagattcattaaaaataaatgagaaaaacGATCATCAGAGTGAGCAAATAGCTGATAACTTAAGATTACGGAACAGtaagaatattattaacagaACGATAAAAAACGAAACAAAAGATGCAACAAAAACGAAAAGGAAAGAAACTGAAGTTGGGCATTTCTCCAATAGGACCTCAGAAAATAAAGGGAATGAAgaacaaattaaatttaaagcagtagaaaatgaaaatttcgGGAACAAAATCTTAGAAAGTAGAATAAAATTGACAGAAGAAGAAGTGACAGAAATATTAGATTCATTAGAAGATGTTGTAtcgaaaaaagaaatgtatATTGTATGGTTTAATGTTCATAATcattgtataaaaaaatattatgcgATGATAGAAGAGTTATGGACAAATATTAAATTGTCAGCATTTTGTCGTAATCTTTCAGAAAAGGATTTACTTAAAATATGGTGGAAAGCTTACCCGGATCTTATTACTGAACTAAAAGAGAACgataaaaattgtataatCGACTTTTACAATTTATTTGATAGAGGAGAGTGCACACgtgatgaatataaaaatttcatagataacagaaagaaaaattgGACATCCATTACAAatgtaatgaaatataaatggaataatttgttaatggatctaataaaaaacatCACCAGCTGGGAATATACTAATGATGATAATCCATTAAATTCGCCCGACCCTCCtatgttttcattttaa
- the PmUG01_04012700 gene encoding Plasmodium exported protein, unknown function, which yields MKSKYASFSNLIQSKHFRASVRTLTCLLLLNIQHFILPQEKSYSLLPLSKIYSDRGLVEKPPTHWKTGIWSDDKKSPSSKLGGNFDKSNELLDRLRYTVKNYINKDTISEKRREKKENAFNENYESNLKLSEAELKKKVDDLYFFVTIKDMHDIWYHIYDRRRCVYIEMMKKIWDKCVEFAEKKNISKKILIKTWWSAYSDFMVELQKFDADSLSNFIDLYKGKPCTRYKFIELLNKNKSDWKEITEKMKNKWKKQLHTKLKHHAK from the exons atgaAGTCCAAATATGCAAGTTTTTCAAACTTAATACAGTCTAAACATTTTAGAGCTTCAGTACGCACGTTGACTTGTCTTTTGCTACTA AACATACAGCATTTTATTCTTCCTCAAGAAAAGTCGTATTCGCTTTTACCATTAAGTAAGATATACAGTGATAGAGGTTTAGTTGAGAAACCTCCAACACACTGGAAAACTGGTATATGGAGTGATGATAAAAAGAGTCCTAGTTCAAAATTAGGAGGGAACTTCGATAAATCAAATGAATTGTTAGATAGATTAAGATATACAGtgaaaaattacataaacaAAGATACAATTagtgaaaaaagaagagaaaaaaaagaaaatgcatTTAACGAAAACTACGAAAGTAACCTAAAATTATCAGAAgcagaattaaaaaaaaaagttgatgatttatatttttttgttactatAAAAGATATGCATGACATATGGTATCATATTTATGATCGACGCAGGTGCGTATATATtgaaatgatgaaaaaaatttgggATAAATGTGTAGAATTTgcagaaaagaaaaatatttccaagaaaattttaattaaaacatgGTGGAGTGCTTATTCTGATTTTATGGTTGAGTTACAAAAATTTGACGCTGATTCTTTAAGCAATTTTATTGACTTATATAAGGGGAAACCTTGTACTCGTTATAAATTcatagaattattaaataagaataagagTGATTGGAAAGAAATCacggaaaaaatgaagaacaaATGGAAAAAGCAGTTGCACACTAAACTAAAACACcatgcaaaataa